In Desulfobacterales bacterium, a single window of DNA contains:
- a CDS encoding class II aldolase/adducin family protein has product MENIIKKYENKLYSSGLTEKEAPIIGFLDADIEWNKNDKFCGELEKIFKNLNINSLLYCQPAEPYKTIIEHLSKNSNGVIYPEDCETRTFLHDLPVSFSNDINSIIPILKKRKSVIFKDSYIITFGTVSIEQAFVTFSSVCFACFVKFFSDFLKHKHVDKENYKIFKKAVDNLDSPVISDVQLIKGPFNSKNQVIDAICESGNLTVFYRLVDSYFGNISCLFNDILFISQTGSSLDDLKNSIDMCPLDESSCSSITASSELPAHMNLVKSAPEIKTILHGHPKFSVILSMDCNEENCSLKGQCHIRCSKKRYACELPIVPGEVGSGVYGLCNTMPPAIKDHKGVLVYGHGVFTAGKNDFNEPFHSLVSIENDCRNEYFKRISHLL; this is encoded by the coding sequence ATGGAAAATATCATAAAAAAATACGAAAATAAACTTTATTCTTCAGGACTTACTGAAAAAGAAGCTCCAATAATAGGCTTTTTAGATGCTGATATTGAATGGAATAAAAACGATAAATTTTGCGGAGAGCTTGAAAAAATATTTAAAAACCTTAATATTAATTCTCTTTTATACTGCCAGCCTGCAGAGCCTTATAAAACTATAATTGAACATCTTTCAAAAAATTCAAATGGAGTTATTTATCCTGAAGATTGCGAAACACGAACATTTCTTCATGATCTTCCTGTATCATTCTCAAATGATATTAACTCAATAATTCCTATCCTAAAAAAACGCAAAAGCGTAATATTCAAAGATTCATATATCATTACATTTGGAACTGTTAGCATAGAACAAGCTTTTGTAACATTTTCATCAGTTTGTTTCGCTTGTTTTGTAAAATTTTTTTCCGATTTTTTAAAACACAAGCATGTAGATAAAGAAAATTACAAAATATTTAAAAAGGCCGTTGATAATTTAGATTCTCCAGTTATATCTGATGTTCAATTAATCAAAGGTCCCTTTAATTCCAAAAATCAAGTTATTGATGCAATATGCGAATCAGGAAATCTTACTGTATTTTACAGGCTTGTTGATTCTTATTTCGGAAATATTTCATGCCTTTTTAACGATATTTTATTTATAAGTCAAACTGGAAGCTCTCTTGACGATTTAAAAAATTCTATTGATATGTGTCCCCTTGATGAATCATCTTGTAGCAGCATAACTGCATCAAGCGAACTTCCTGCTCACATGAATTTAGTTAAATCCGCCCCTGAAATAAAAACAATTCTTCACGGACACCCTAAATTTTCGGTTATTCTCTCTATGGACTGTAATGAAGAAAATTGCTCATTAAAAGGGCAATGTCATATTAGATGCTCCAAAAAAAGATACGCTTGTGAACTGCCAATTGTTCCTGGCGAAGTTGGTTCTGGGGTTTACGGTTTATGCAATACTATGCCTCCAGCTATAAAAGACCATAAAGGAGTGCTCGTTTATGGTCACGGAGTTTTTACTGCTGGCAAAAATGATTTTAACGAACCCTTCCATAGCCTTGTTTCAATTGAAAATGATTGTAGAAATGAATATTTTAAAAGAATCTCTC
- a CDS encoding aldehyde ferredoxin oxidoreductase family protein: protein MFGWTGKLAIINLSKNEIKFNEPPLELYLKFIGGRGLAGFFLKPYITLEWDNGLIPLLLFTGPLVGTISPTSGRMTMMSKSPLTGTIGDSSVGGKFGTMLKKAGFDGVIITGKSEYLCGIEITDDDIKINRVEHLKNKSISYVHSIIKDKGSTAIIGPAAENGVLFSSIIIDGHFASGRSGIGLTMAEKKIKYITAFGTKKIKISDFDELKKAREEIVRLTSASPALFGNFGISRFGTGALYDLIDSRHMMPTLNFKKINFEYASSMNAHAYKKKYNPKSIGCSGCHILCKKITDDGTAIPEYETMSHFSALIGNNDIEAVVQANKICNEVGMDTISAASTIACFLEVSNKKLSPSEILSLLEDIGNKKGIGAELGMGSANYAEIKGNKDTSMSVKKLELPAYDPRGAYGMALAYATSTRGGCHLRAYPISHEILRKPVATDRFTFAGKARIIKISEDLNAAADSLTACKFIFFAATLEEYARVFSAVTGIKMFGQDILKAGERIYYNEIIMNSMNGFNSKHDDLPKRFFELESVNKEIKPLNREAFLLARSNYYKVRGLNENGNPSFEKTKELGIDDDLWKIS, encoded by the coding sequence ATGTTCGGATGGACTGGTAAACTTGCAATTATAAACTTATCTAAAAATGAAATTAAATTTAACGAGCCTCCATTAGAATTATATCTTAAATTTATCGGTGGAAGAGGACTTGCTGGTTTTTTTTTAAAGCCGTATATAACTCTTGAATGGGATAACGGGTTAATACCTTTATTATTATTTACCGGCCCCCTTGTAGGTACTATCTCTCCAACTTCAGGTAGAATGACAATGATGTCCAAATCCCCTTTAACTGGAACAATAGGCGACTCATCTGTTGGTGGAAAATTCGGAACAATGCTCAAAAAAGCAGGTTTTGACGGCGTAATAATTACTGGGAAAAGCGAATATCTTTGTGGAATCGAAATCACAGACGATGATATAAAAATAAATAGAGTTGAGCATTTAAAAAATAAATCAATCAGTTATGTTCATTCTATAATTAAAGATAAAGGTTCAACAGCTATAATTGGGCCTGCTGCTGAAAACGGAGTATTATTTTCAAGCATAATTATTGATGGTCATTTTGCATCAGGAAGAAGCGGAATTGGACTTACAATGGCTGAAAAAAAAATAAAGTATATTACAGCTTTTGGAACTAAAAAAATTAAAATATCTGATTTCGATGAATTAAAAAAAGCACGTGAAGAAATTGTTAGACTTACTTCAGCGTCACCAGCTCTTTTTGGTAATTTTGGTATTTCTCGTTTTGGAACAGGCGCTTTGTATGACCTTATAGATTCAAGACACATGATGCCTACTCTTAATTTTAAAAAAATTAATTTTGAATATGCGTCCTCAATGAATGCCCATGCTTATAAAAAAAAATATAATCCGAAAAGTATAGGATGCTCTGGCTGTCACATATTATGTAAAAAAATTACAGATGATGGAACAGCTATTCCTGAATATGAAACCATGTCCCATTTTAGCGCTCTTATCGGAAACAATGATATCGAAGCAGTAGTTCAAGCAAATAAAATATGCAATGAAGTTGGAATGGATACTATTTCAGCAGCATCAACCATTGCCTGTTTTTTAGAAGTATCAAATAAAAAACTATCACCATCTGAAATCCTATCTTTGCTTGAAGATATCGGCAATAAAAAAGGTATTGGCGCTGAGCTTGGAATGGGTTCTGCAAATTATGCAGAAATAAAAGGTAATAAAGATACATCCATGAGCGTTAAAAAATTGGAGCTTCCAGCCTATGATCCAAGAGGTGCATACGGAATGGCTTTAGCTTATGCAACATCAACCAGAGGTGGCTGTCATTTAAGAGCTTATCCTATTTCCCACGAAATATTAAGAAAGCCTGTAGCAACAGATCGTTTTACTTTTGCAGGCAAAGCACGAATAATAAAAATAAGCGAAGACTTAAATGCTGCGGCCGATTCATTAACGGCTTGTAAATTTATCTTTTTTGCAGCAACCCTTGAAGAATATGCTCGAGTATTTTCCGCAGTTACCGGTATAAAAATGTTTGGACAAGATATTCTAAAAGCTGGAGAACGTATTTATTATAACGAAATAATAATGAACTCCATGAACGGGTTTAACTCCAAACACGATGACCTTCCAAAAAGATTTTTTGAACTTGAATCAGTGAATAAAGAAATAAAGCCTTTAAACAGAGAAGCTTTTCTTTTAGCGAGAAGCAATTACTATAAAGTCAGAGGGCTTAATGAAAATGGAAATCCTTCCTTTGAAAAGACAAAAGAACTTGGAATTGATGATGATTTATGGAAAATATCATAA
- the surE gene encoding 5'/3'-nucleotidase SurE, with amino-acid sequence MNVLLTNDDGIYANGLWELYKCFYGKHKVTVIAPDRERSAVSHGITIRDPLRANLIEVCDGYVGYAVNGTPADCVKLGILEILKSKPDIVISGINPGANVEINIHYSGTVAAAKEAALFGIPSIAVSIEEYNAMHYEDAACFVKSLTDLVFEKGMPFGTFLNVNIPDKPKNKISGIIISRQGTKRQTMRFDKRIDPRSTNYYWLGYDNYTFEGNIEVDGDALMSNYISITPLKCDMTDYAMLQTLTQWEINSIVGN; translated from the coding sequence ATGAATGTACTTTTAACAAATGATGATGGAATCTATGCAAATGGTTTATGGGAACTTTATAAATGTTTTTATGGCAAACATAAGGTAACGGTAATTGCTCCTGATAGGGAAAGAAGTGCCGTTAGTCATGGAATTACTATTAGAGATCCTTTACGAGCTAATCTTATTGAAGTTTGTGACGGCTATGTCGGATATGCAGTCAATGGTACTCCTGCCGACTGTGTTAAGCTTGGAATACTTGAAATTCTTAAATCAAAGCCAGATATCGTTATATCAGGTATTAATCCTGGAGCAAATGTCGAAATAAATATTCATTATTCTGGAACTGTAGCGGCCGCAAAAGAAGCAGCGTTATTTGGAATTCCGTCTATTGCTGTGTCAATAGAAGAATATAATGCAATGCACTATGAAGATGCCGCATGCTTTGTTAAAAGCCTTACAGATCTTGTTTTTGAAAAAGGTATGCCTTTTGGGACATTTTTAAATGTAAATATCCCTGACAAGCCAAAAAATAAAATATCTGGAATAATAATAAGCAGGCAAGGCACAAAAAGGCAGACTATGCGTTTTGACAAAAGAATTGATCCGAGAAGCACTAATTACTACTGGCTCGGATATGATAATTACACTTTTGAAGGAAACATCGAAGTTGATGGTGATGCCCTAATGAGTAACTACATATCAATAACCCCTTTAAAATGTGACATGACTGACTATGCAATGTTACAAACCTTAACTCAATGGGAAATTAACTCAATAGTTGGAAATTAA
- a CDS encoding DUF445 family protein, with amino-acid sequence MPLNNNTKNKQITWIQKVKNFLPEPKKKFFDHFHWADWAFLGVIILLLIYIILANFLPSSLFLIVCQGAVEGGFVGAFCDWIAIRSLFQRIPFVPKSGVIENQREALMQGIVNTVRNDWANPDAISEEMNKLDIKSELLKAVESIEDQYPLENIITERIVDITEKLSLNMPDYLNKIVERLGLWIASHEFYEFLLSKIKEQINISMISRAAEIAGVIDREVITRNIQIQIVEFLTHWSQRPDALKPVTQKIVTIDAQQLSETLLEQLHNLIDKMTSSEEKAIRQMITNYSPILSDKIGSIVFNQLNQLSKNEINRYFKEKTQDQLNWIRFNGAILGTIIGAILSLLLHLLT; translated from the coding sequence ATGCCTTTAAATAATAACACTAAAAATAAGCAAATTACCTGGATTCAAAAAGTAAAAAACTTTCTGCCCGAACCCAAAAAAAAATTTTTTGACCATTTTCATTGGGCGGATTGGGCTTTTTTAGGAGTAATTATTCTTTTGCTAATATACATTATACTTGCCAATTTTTTACCTTCCAGTCTTTTTTTGATTGTCTGTCAAGGCGCAGTTGAAGGTGGATTTGTAGGGGCTTTTTGCGATTGGATAGCAATTCGTTCTCTTTTTCAACGTATTCCATTTGTACCTAAATCAGGAGTAATAGAAAATCAGCGGGAAGCACTGATGCAAGGTATTGTCAATACAGTTCGTAATGATTGGGCTAATCCTGATGCTATTTCAGAAGAAATGAACAAACTCGACATAAAATCTGAACTATTAAAAGCTGTTGAATCAATTGAAGATCAATATCCTTTAGAAAACATTATTACAGAACGAATAGTTGATATTACCGAAAAATTATCTCTAAACATGCCTGATTATTTAAATAAAATTGTAGAAAGACTCGGATTATGGATAGCAAGCCATGAATTTTATGAATTTTTACTTAGTAAAATTAAAGAACAAATAAATATTTCAATGATTTCAAGAGCCGCTGAAATAGCCGGTGTGATTGATCGTGAAGTAATTACTCGAAATATTCAGATACAGATAGTTGAGTTTTTAACGCATTGGAGTCAACGACCCGACGCATTAAAACCCGTAACTCAAAAAATTGTAACTATTGATGCTCAACAATTAAGCGAAACTTTATTAGAACAACTACATAATTTAATTGATAAAATGACATCTTCAGAAGAAAAGGCTATTCGTCAAATGATAACCAATTACTCTCCTATTTTAAGCGATAAAATTGGTTCAATTGTTTTTAATCAGCTTAATCAACTTTCAAAAAATGAAATTAATAGATATTTTAAAGAAAAAACCCAAGATCAATTAAACTGGATTAGGTTTAACGGTGCAATTCTCGGAACAATTATAGGTGCTATCCTTTCATTATTGCTTCATCTTTTAACCTAA
- a CDS encoding septum formation initiator family protein, with product MYKKETIIIFSMLLFMFSLLGVIFFGENGLTDLNNLKKRRDIIVEQNKIINQENMVFYRSIQRLKNDPEFIEDVAKEELGMIGIDEIVFKFSKTYPK from the coding sequence ATGTATAAAAAGGAAACTATAATTATTTTTTCGATGTTGCTTTTTATGTTTAGCTTGCTTGGAGTTATTTTTTTCGGGGAAAATGGTCTTACTGATCTTAATAACTTAAAAAAAAGGCGGGACATTATTGTTGAACAAAACAAAATAATTAATCAAGAAAATATGGTTTTTTATAGAAGCATACAAAGGCTAAAGAACGATCCTGAATTTATTGAAGATGTTGCGAAAGAGGAGCTTGGAATGATAGGAATTGATGAGATAGTTTTTAAGTTTAGCAAAACTTATCCCAAATAA
- a CDS encoding MGMT family protein: protein MKTTQNELSVFSIQTPLFTANLLYLIPNNKIIKIIIESPKKNKTINFSKKILTTNKNKISDVLINLFDSIYMYYEKGKLITVPWDMLELNSFTKLQRNALLAVSNIPIGKTKSYKDIAIAIDSPKASRFIGNTMANNIYPLIIPCHRVIKSDGSLGNFGGGVDLKKNLLEYEKTCLKNNKSYLG from the coding sequence ATGAAAACTACTCAAAATGAATTAAGTGTATTTTCTATTCAAACTCCTCTTTTTACAGCAAACCTCTTATATTTAATCCCTAATAATAAAATTATTAAAATAATTATTGAATCTCCCAAAAAAAATAAAACAATTAATTTTTCAAAAAAAATTCTTACTACTAATAAAAACAAAATTTCTGACGTATTAATAAATTTATTTGATAGTATATACATGTATTATGAAAAGGGAAAATTAATCACTGTTCCATGGGACATGTTAGAATTAAATAGCTTTACGAAGCTTCAAAGAAACGCTCTACTTGCTGTCTCTAATATTCCGATCGGCAAAACTAAATCCTATAAAGATATAGCAATAGCCATAGACAGCCCTAAAGCTTCTCGATTTATAGGAAACACTATGGCAAATAATATTTATCCCCTAATTATTCCATGCCATAGAGTAATTAAGTCCGATGGTTCTCTTGGTAATTTTGGTGGAGGCGTTGATTTGAAAAAAAATCTTCTCGAATATGAAAAAACATGTTTAAAAAACAATAAAAGTTATTTGGGATAA
- a CDS encoding 4Fe-4S binding protein, translated as MAFNPIVDHDKCQGCEECVDVCPVDVYELQDGKSVPVNADECLGCDSCVEVCEPGAITIEET; from the coding sequence ATGGCTTTTAATCCTATTGTTGATCATGATAAATGTCAAGGTTGCGAAGAATGTGTAGATGTATGTCCAGTGGATGTATATGAACTTCAAGACGGAAAATCAGTTCCTGTTAATGCAGATGAATGCCTTGGCTGTGACAGCTGTGTCGAGGTCTGTGAACCCGGCGCTATTACAATCGAAGAAACTTAA
- a CDS encoding 30S ribosomal protein S20, whose product MANHKSAVKRIKQNEIRRLRNRIIKTRMKTAIKSLKAAHEDKSKDNAVKALNNAQSIIDKAAKKGVIHKKNASRKIARLSKLINSISA is encoded by the coding sequence TTGGCAAATCACAAATCCGCAGTCAAAAGAATAAAACAAAACGAAATAAGAAGATTAAGAAATAGAATTATTAAAACGAGAATGAAAACGGCTATTAAGTCTTTAAAAGCTGCCCATGAAGACAAATCAAAAGATAATGCAGTAAAAGCACTTAATAACGCTCAATCTATTATTGATAAAGCTGCTAAAAAGGGTGTAATTCATAAAAAGAATGCATCAAGAAAAATAGCACGCCTTTCAAAATTAATTAATTCAATTTCTGCATAA